The Armatimonadota bacterium genome has a segment encoding these proteins:
- a CDS encoding glycerol-3-phosphate dehydrogenase/oxidase — MLDRASMLQRMRAGDTWDIVIIGGGATGVGIAIDAASRGYKTVLVEKYDFGKGTSSRSTKLAHGGVRYLQQGNISLVLEALRERGLLRRNAPHLVHDLAFIVPRYDWWEGGFYGFGLKVYDIMAGRQGFGRSSLLSQERTQELIPTIETNGLRGGVMYYDGQFDDARLIVNMVQTAAEQGAVLANYLGATSLLKTDDVVSGVIAEDAETGERFDIRGKIVINATGPFTDSVRRMDDPDARPMIDPSQGVHIVLDRSFLPGDTAIMVPHTDDGRVLFAIPWHDAVVVGTTDTPVKSIEVEPKPLREELDFLLTHAARYLAKDPTESDVLSAFVGIRPLVGSSGAENTAALSRDHTVHISNTGLITVAGGKWTTYRKMAEDTVNQAALLGQLDPESSPARSCITTGLHIHGFHKNAERFGDLAIYGSDAPALEALVRRKPEYAERIHPDAPHVVGEVVWAVRREMARTVEDFLSRRTRALLLGAKRSVEMAPAVARIMAGELGRDASWAARQVEEYASLAQGYIVG; from the coding sequence ATGCTTGACAGAGCTTCGATGCTTCAGCGCATGCGCGCGGGAGATACGTGGGATATCGTCATCATCGGCGGCGGCGCCACCGGCGTCGGCATCGCCATTGACGCCGCCTCGCGCGGGTACAAGACCGTGCTGGTCGAGAAGTACGACTTCGGCAAAGGCACGTCGAGCCGCAGCACGAAGCTCGCGCACGGCGGCGTCCGATATCTCCAGCAGGGCAACATATCGCTCGTCCTCGAGGCGCTCCGCGAGCGCGGACTCCTGCGCCGGAACGCCCCGCACCTCGTCCACGACCTCGCGTTTATCGTCCCGCGCTACGACTGGTGGGAGGGGGGATTCTACGGCTTCGGGCTGAAGGTCTACGACATCATGGCCGGCCGCCAGGGGTTCGGCCGCTCGAGCCTCCTCTCGCAGGAGCGGACGCAGGAGCTCATCCCGACGATCGAGACGAACGGCCTCCGCGGCGGAGTCATGTACTACGACGGCCAGTTCGACGACGCCCGCCTGATCGTGAACATGGTTCAGACCGCCGCCGAGCAGGGTGCCGTTCTCGCCAACTACTTGGGGGCGACGTCTCTGCTCAAGACCGATGACGTCGTCAGCGGGGTCATTGCCGAGGACGCCGAAACCGGGGAGCGGTTCGATATCCGGGGCAAGATAGTGATCAACGCCACCGGCCCGTTCACCGATTCAGTGCGCCGCATGGACGACCCCGACGCCAGGCCGATGATAGACCCCAGCCAGGGCGTCCACATCGTGCTCGACCGATCGTTCCTCCCCGGCGACACCGCGATAATGGTCCCGCATACGGACGACGGCCGCGTGCTCTTCGCGATCCCCTGGCACGACGCAGTCGTCGTCGGCACGACCGACACGCCGGTGAAGAGCATCGAGGTCGAACCGAAGCCGCTCAGGGAGGAACTCGACTTCCTGCTGACCCACGCCGCGCGGTACCTGGCCAAGGACCCGACCGAGAGCGATGTGCTGAGCGCGTTCGTCGGCATTCGGCCGCTCGTCGGCTCATCGGGCGCCGAGAACACCGCCGCGCTCTCCCGCGACCACACCGTTCACATCTCCAACACCGGGCTGATCACCGTCGCGGGCGGGAAGTGGACGACCTATCGGAAGATGGCGGAGGACACGGTGAACCAGGCGGCGCTCCTCGGGCAGTTGGATCCCGAATCGAGTCCGGCACGGTCGTGTATCACTACCGGCCTCCACATCCACGGTTTTCACAAGAACGCGGAGCGATTCGGCGACCTGGCAATCTACGGCTCCGACGCACCCGCGCTCGAGGCGCTCGTCCGCCGGAAGCCCGAGTATGCCGAGCGCATCCATCCGGACGCGCCGCACGTCGTCGGCGAGGTGGTCTGGGCGGTTCGTCGGGAGATGGCCCGCACGGTGGAGGATTTCCTGTCGCGCCGCACGAGGGCGCTGCTGCTCGGGGCGAAACGAAGCGTCGAGATGGCCCCTGCGGTTGCGCGGATCATGGCAGGCGAACTGGGTAGGGATGCCTCATGGGCAGCGCGGCAGGTCGAGGAATACGCATCGCTCGCTCAGGGATACATCGTCGGTTAG
- a CDS encoding type IV pilus twitching motility protein PilT translates to MAGNIDIHDILDVTVNLGGSDIHMVVGEPPTLRLHGRLERLEQFGTLDAEQTDALMHQIAPARSLAEVEEVQGADFGYSFGDRARFRVAVFMQKGTVAINMRLIPFTLLSFEEIGLDKKLQRLLYAPRGLVLVTGPTGSGKTTTLATMIDFINENRDCHIITIEDPIEYYHSAKKSIISQREVGNDVPTFATGVIKALRQDPDVILVGEMRDLATISAAVTAAETGHLVFSTLHTTGAARTVDRIVDVFPFDQQEQIRTQLSGNLIAVISQLLLPKKGGKGRVAVFEVMLSTPAIAHMIREKKTHSIVSAIQTGQQLGMKTLDTSLFDAYQRGQLDRSEMLRAADKPEEILEKMGERVVGRDVQAQIQSDVQKGPADHAGPQ, encoded by the coding sequence ATGGCAGGCAACATAGACATCCACGATATCCTCGACGTGACGGTGAACCTGGGCGGGTCCGACATACACATGGTGGTCGGCGAGCCCCCTACTCTCCGGCTGCACGGACGGCTCGAGCGGCTGGAGCAGTTCGGCACGCTCGATGCCGAGCAGACGGACGCCCTCATGCACCAGATCGCCCCCGCGAGGTCGCTCGCCGAGGTGGAAGAGGTCCAGGGCGCGGACTTCGGCTACTCCTTTGGAGACAGGGCGCGTTTCCGTGTCGCGGTGTTCATGCAGAAGGGCACCGTGGCGATCAACATGCGCCTGATCCCATTCACGCTCCTGTCCTTCGAGGAGATCGGGCTGGACAAGAAGCTGCAGAGGCTTCTCTACGCGCCGAGAGGGCTGGTGCTCGTCACCGGGCCGACCGGAAGTGGTAAGACCACGACACTCGCCACGATGATTGACTTCATCAACGAGAACCGGGACTGCCACATCATCACCATCGAGGACCCGATCGAGTACTATCACTCGGCAAAGAAATCCATCATATCCCAGCGTGAGGTCGGGAACGACGTGCCGACTTTCGCGACCGGAGTCATCAAGGCACTGCGCCAGGACCCGGACGTCATCCTGGTCGGCGAGATGCGAGACCTGGCGACGATCTCCGCGGCCGTGACGGCGGCGGAAACCGGACACCTCGTCTTCTCCACTCTGCACACCACCGGCGCGGCGAGGACCGTTGACCGAATCGTGGACGTCTTCCCATTCGACCAGCAGGAGCAGATCCGAACCCAGCTCAGCGGCAACCTGATTGCGGTCATATCCCAGCTTCTTCTGCCTAAGAAGGGCGGAAAGGGACGAGTCGCCGTGTTCGAGGTCATGCTCTCCACACCGGCGATCGCGCACATGATTCGCGAGAAGAAGACGCACTCGATCGTATCGGCGATCCAGACCGGCCAGCAGTTGGGGATGAAGACGCTGGACACATCGCTGTTCGACGCGTATCAAAGGGGCCAACTGGACAGATCCGAGATGCTGCGCGCAGCGGACAAGCCGGAAGAGATCCTGGAGAAGATGGGAGAGAGGGTCGTCGGCAGAGACGTTCAGGCGCAGATACAGAGCGACGTGCAGAAGGGTCCGGCGGATCACGCGGGCCCGCAGTAG
- a CDS encoding CehA/McbA family metallohydrolase — protein sequence MANVKEMNLPGSTRRRTYRGCVHVHSTFSDGSGSIPEIAEAANDASLDFVILNDHNTLRALEDGWEGRREGVLLLVGAELSTTAGHYLAFDLPPGFRCDRTGPQETIDRVNASGGFGILAHPTAQETWKDWSVSGYAGVEISNLVSLFDTAGRKNAAGVLLDFARTGFRECGNGIRRVMSRGSGESRALWAGLLAEGKCVGLGGTDVHANLRLGPFRLHIPSYREALRSLQVHVQSPDEMAGDLERDKRLVYGALREGRCFTVYSAWADPEGFDFAAESGGMEAAMGESVSLNGGVVTLSAEAPAGAPAEIRFLRDRALVHSHEGNSASFEVREAGAYRAEVWLRVGKGLVPWIVGNPIYVG from the coding sequence ATGGCCAATGTGAAAGAGATGAATCTCCCCGGCTCAACGCGACGCAGGACCTATCGCGGGTGCGTGCACGTCCACTCCACTTTCTCCGACGGAAGCGGCTCGATACCTGAGATAGCGGAGGCCGCGAACGACGCCTCGCTCGACTTCGTCATCCTGAACGATCACAACACCCTCCGGGCGCTCGAGGACGGATGGGAGGGTCGGCGCGAGGGCGTGCTGCTACTGGTCGGCGCCGAACTGAGCACCACCGCCGGGCACTACCTCGCATTCGACCTGCCGCCGGGCTTCCGATGCGACAGGACGGGCCCCCAGGAGACCATTGACCGCGTGAACGCGAGCGGGGGATTCGGGATTCTCGCGCATCCGACCGCCCAGGAAACGTGGAAGGACTGGAGCGTATCGGGCTACGCCGGGGTCGAGATATCGAACCTGGTGAGCCTTTTCGATACCGCAGGCCGGAAGAACGCTGCCGGGGTGCTTCTGGACTTCGCGAGGACGGGCTTCCGGGAGTGCGGGAACGGCATCAGGCGAGTCATGTCTCGGGGGTCGGGCGAGTCCAGGGCCCTGTGGGCCGGTCTGCTGGCCGAGGGAAAGTGCGTCGGTCTGGGTGGGACGGACGTACACGCGAATCTCCGGCTGGGGCCGTTTCGCCTGCATATCCCGTCCTACCGCGAAGCGTTGCGGTCGCTCCAGGTGCATGTCCAGTCGCCGGACGAGATGGCCGGCGATCTCGAGCGCGACAAGCGGCTCGTCTACGGCGCGCTCCGCGAGGGCCGATGCTTCACGGTCTACTCCGCCTGGGCAGATCCCGAAGGGTTCGATTTCGCGGCCGAGAGCGGTGGAATGGAGGCGGCTATGGGCGAGTCCGTCTCGCTGAACGGCGGCGTTGTGACTCTGAGTGCGGAGGCGCCGGCGGGTGCGCCGGCCGAAATCAGGTTTCTGCGCGACCGGGCGCTCGTTCATTCCCATGAAGGAAACTCGGCATCGTTCGAGGTCCGTGAAGCCGGGGCCTATCGCGCGGAGGTATGGCTGCGCGTCGGTAAGGGTCTCGTTCCCTGGATCGTCGGCAACCCGATCTACGTGGGCTGA
- a CDS encoding zf-HC2 domain-containing protein: MNCNQFAKYITDYVDGALEKGVAGEMESHMSLCRDCRSLVTELENTSSLIRSLDRLAAPEGFEARLRSRITSVPARGEKKVLRERLFGRPHFLRPVIAALAVCLLIVGSALTLTHRARDGRNAMDWEYIEKCRSEHATFASANPLADDSAVILGERARDLGGQL, translated from the coding sequence ATGAACTGCAATCAGTTTGCGAAGTACATAACCGATTACGTGGACGGAGCCCTCGAGAAGGGCGTCGCGGGGGAGATGGAGTCTCACATGAGCCTCTGCCGTGACTGCCGGTCGCTCGTGACGGAACTCGAGAACACCTCGTCGCTCATACGGTCTCTCGACAGGCTCGCGGCCCCGGAGGGTTTCGAGGCGCGCCTGAGATCGCGGATAACGTCCGTCCCCGCTCGCGGTGAGAAGAAGGTCCTGCGGGAGAGGCTCTTCGGCAGGCCGCATTTCCTCCGGCCGGTTATCGCGGCGCTGGCCGTCTGCCTGCTCATAGTCGGTTCGGCGCTGACGCTGACGCACAGGGCCCGCGACGGTCGGAATGCCATGGACTGGGAGTATATCGAGAAGTGCCGGTCGGAGCATGCGACGTTTGCATCGGCGAACCCGCTTGCCGACGATTCGGCGGTCATCCTGGGAGAGCGCGCGAGGGACCTGGGCGGGCAGCTCTAG
- a CDS encoding sigma-70 family RNA polymerase sigma factor, which produces MDRLISADAVLVLRCQEGDTAAFEEIVARYKDGIYNYISRMISNRDEVEDLAQEVFVRAYSGLRSFRQESNLRTWLYRIANNLCIDKYRRWATERRLLATPERVRDGDEGPRETDLPDTTHDPQIVCERAELQQEVRAALSRLPDKLRAAILLYDMEGMSYEEIAEALGVPVGTVKSRLFNARMQLRNWLRAYVEA; this is translated from the coding sequence ATGGACCGTTTGATCAGCGCCGATGCCGTCCTCGTGCTTCGATGTCAGGAAGGCGACACTGCCGCCTTCGAGGAGATCGTCGCGCGATACAAGGACGGGATCTACAACTATATCAGCAGGATGATATCGAACCGGGATGAGGTGGAAGACCTCGCCCAGGAGGTGTTCGTTCGCGCGTATTCGGGGCTCAGATCATTCCGCCAGGAGTCGAACCTCCGGACGTGGCTCTACAGGATCGCGAACAACCTCTGCATTGACAAGTACCGGCGCTGGGCGACCGAGCGGAGGCTGCTCGCGACTCCAGAAAGAGTGCGGGACGGCGACGAGGGACCGCGCGAGACCGACCTGCCGGACACCACGCACGACCCGCAGATCGTGTGCGAGAGGGCCGAGCTTCAGCAGGAGGTGCGGGCGGCGCTCTCCCGGTTGCCGGACAAGCTGCGGGCCGCGATACTGCTCTACGACATGGAAGGCATGTCATACGAGGAGATCGCTGAGGCGCTCGGCGTGCCGGTCGGCACGGTGAAGTCCCGCCTGTTCAACGCGCGGATGCAGTTGAGAAACTGGCTGAGGGCCTATGTGGAAGCGTGA
- the pfkB gene encoding 1-phosphofructokinase: MIATVTLNPALDKTIYLDRLLPHDTNRIERIEIDAGGKGINASRVLKELGTETLALGFLGDRPGRQIENELRLEGVPADFVRISGETRTNISVQEASGSPPTMLNEPGPTISADELQELRLKVRDAASRADFVLFGGSPSQGVPSDVYCDLGEIARAGGAGIVLDSDGEPMVRGMECRPFMIKPNRDEVRRLVGIDIKGQDDALAALKLLRDKGIELVVISMGAKGAIAANDDGAWQAVPPDVRPVSTIGSGDSMVAGILHILLQGGDLGEALRWGSAAGAATAMTDGTGICSRTQVLELLDRVETMRISQDGHKIGH; encoded by the coding sequence GTGATAGCAACCGTGACGCTCAACCCGGCGCTGGACAAGACCATCTACCTGGATCGTCTTCTCCCCCACGACACGAACAGAATCGAGAGGATCGAGATTGACGCCGGCGGCAAGGGTATCAACGCCTCGCGCGTACTGAAGGAACTCGGCACCGAGACCCTTGCGCTGGGTTTTCTCGGCGACCGGCCCGGCCGTCAGATCGAGAACGAGCTGAGGCTGGAGGGCGTGCCTGCCGACTTCGTCCGGATATCGGGCGAGACGCGGACGAACATCTCGGTGCAGGAAGCATCCGGTTCGCCGCCGACGATGCTCAACGAGCCGGGGCCGACGATCTCGGCCGACGAATTGCAGGAGCTTCGGCTCAAGGTCCGCGACGCGGCGTCCAGGGCGGACTTCGTGCTGTTCGGGGGCAGCCCTTCGCAGGGAGTGCCGAGCGACGTCTACTGCGACCTCGGCGAGATCGCCCGGGCCGGCGGGGCCGGGATCGTACTCGATAGCGACGGCGAACCGATGGTTCGCGGCATGGAGTGCAGGCCGTTCATGATCAAGCCGAACAGGGATGAGGTAAGGCGGCTTGTGGGTATAGATATCAAGGGGCAGGACGATGCCCTTGCGGCCTTGAAGCTGCTGCGGGACAAGGGGATCGAACTGGTTGTGATCTCGATGGGCGCGAAGGGCGCTATCGCCGCAAACGATGACGGCGCGTGGCAGGCCGTGCCGCCCGACGTGAGGCCGGTCAGCACTATCGGCTCGGGCGACTCGATGGTCGCAGGAATCCTGCACATCCTCTTGCAGGGCGGCGACCTGGGCGAAGCGCTGCGTTGGGGTTCGGCGGCGGGAGCGGCGACGGCGATGACCGACGGCACCGGGATATGCAGCCGGACCCAGGTGCTCGAACTGCTCGACAGGGTTGAAACGATGAGGATTTCCCAGGACGGTCACAAGATTGGACACTAG
- a CDS encoding ketose-bisphosphate aldolase, whose translation MIVTTKELFAQAYGKYALGAYNINNAEQTMGLFRGCLDSKAPFIIQISKGARSYTNKLMLEGMIRAADQIFPDAIFAVHLDHGDEQTCYDCIESGFYSSVMIDASHEDFETNIATTKRVVDAAHAKGISVEAELGQLGGVEEHVSVSEDQAHLTDPKQAAEFIQRTGCDCLACAIGTSHGAFKFSGSQGLHFEIVKGIQELVPGYPLVLHGSSSVPQDEVERINAAGGNLKGAKGVDPAQYLPAAKLGVCKINIDTDGRLVWTRVHREFFRDKPEVFDFRPIGKVFMEEYAKFIASRNELLGSAGQLDAVRAALGK comes from the coding sequence ATGATCGTAACCACCAAGGAGCTGTTCGCACAGGCATACGGCAAGTACGCCCTGGGCGCGTACAACATCAACAACGCCGAGCAGACCATGGGCCTCTTCCGAGGCTGCCTGGACTCCAAGGCGCCGTTCATCATCCAGATATCCAAAGGCGCCCGCTCGTACACCAACAAGCTGATGCTCGAGGGCATGATCCGCGCGGCGGATCAGATCTTCCCGGACGCCATCTTCGCCGTCCACCTGGATCACGGCGACGAGCAGACCTGCTACGACTGCATCGAGTCCGGTTTCTACTCGTCCGTCATGATTGACGCAAGCCACGAGGACTTCGAGACCAACATCGCCACGACCAAGAGAGTCGTTGACGCGGCCCACGCGAAGGGTATCAGCGTCGAGGCCGAGCTGGGACAGCTCGGAGGGGTCGAGGAGCACGTCAGCGTGTCCGAGGACCAGGCTCACCTGACCGACCCGAAGCAGGCGGCGGAGTTCATACAGCGGACCGGCTGCGACTGCCTCGCATGCGCCATCGGCACGAGCCACGGCGCGTTCAAGTTCAGCGGATCGCAGGGCCTCCACTTCGAGATCGTCAAGGGCATCCAGGAACTCGTGCCCGGATACCCGCTCGTCCTGCACGGCTCGTCATCGGTGCCTCAGGATGAGGTCGAGCGGATCAACGCCGCCGGCGGGAACCTGAAGGGCGCGAAGGGCGTGGACCCGGCCCAGTATCTGCCCGCAGCCAAGCTGGGCGTCTGCAAGATCAACATTGACACCGACGGCCGCCTGGTGTGGACGCGCGTTCACCGCGAGTTCTTCCGCGACAAGCCGGAAGTCTTCGACTTCCGCCCGATCGGCAAGGTGTTCATGGAAGAGTACGCGAAGTTCATCGCCAGCCGCAACGAACTGCTCGGCTCGGCAGGCCAGCTCGACGCCGTGAGAGCGGCGCTCGGCAAGTAG